The following proteins are co-located in the Solanum pennellii chromosome 1, SPENNV200 genome:
- the LOC107018444 gene encoding uncharacterized protein K02A2.6-like — protein sequence MSAPWPFVAWGMDVIGPIEPKASNGHRFILVAIDYFTKLVEAVTFKSVTKKVVVDFIHFNIICRFGIPKVIITDNAANLNSHLLQEVCYRFKIDNRNSTPYRPKANGAVEAANKNIKKILLGKSVGATPYSLVYGTEAVIPAEIEIPSLRIVVEAEIDDDEWIKTRLEQLSLIDEKRLTSVCHGQLYQKRMARAYNKKVRPRHFEEGQLVLRRILPHHAETKGKFSPNWRELFVVKRVLPNGALYLADIEGKVTETVINADAVKRYYI from the exons ATGTCTGCTCCATGGCCTTTTGTGGCATGGGGAATGGATGTGATTGGACCGATAGAACCAAAAGCATCGAATGGTCACAGGTTCATCTTGGTGGCCATTGATTATTTTACAAAGTTGGTGGAAGCAGTAACTTTCAAGTCAGTGACCAAGAAGGTCGTGGTGGATTTCATCCATTTCAACATCATCTGTCGGTTTGGTATTCCAAAGGTGATTATAACTGACAACGCCGCAAATCTCAACAGCCACTTACTGCAAGAGGTATGCTACCGATTTAAGATTGATAATCGAAATTCGACTCCGTATCGCCCAAAGGCAAACGGGGCTGTAGAAGCtgctaacaaaaatataaaaaagatacttC TCGGTAAGTCAGTGGGTGCTACCCCATATTCACTGGTATACGGGACTGAGGCAGTTATACCTGCAGAGATTGAGATCCCATCTTTACGAATTGTTGTggaggctgaaattgatgatgatgagtggATCAAAACTCGATTAGAGCAATTAagtttgattgatgagaagcgTCTGACATCAGTATGTCATGGACAATTATATCAGAAAAGAATGGCACGGGCATATAACAAAAAGGTGCGTCCCAGACATTTTGAAGAAGGTCAATTAGTGTTGAGACGTATTTTGCCACATCATGCCGAAACCAAAGgcaaattttctccaaattggaGAGAACTGTTCGTTGTTAAAAGGGTATTACCCAATGGTGCTCTTTACTTAGCAGATATAGAAGGCAAAGTGACAGAAACGGTCATCAATGCTGATGCTGTGAAAAGATATTACATATGA